The Novipirellula aureliae genomic interval GCAGGTGCAAGTAGACCGCATTGACGGCGGCGCGTTGGTAAGGTCTTAGTTGCATGGTATAATGACGCCTCCACTAACACAGGAGAATATAGTGAGCCAAATGGAACTTCCGTCCGAAATTTTGAACATGTCGGCTGTCGATCGTCTGCAACTAATCGGCAGGATCTGGGACAGCATCAACGACGACGGTCCACCCCCGATTAGCGATAGCCAGAGAGAGATTCTCGATAAACGCTTGGCGGCATTTGAGGCCGATCCGAACAAAGGTGAGTCTTGGGACCAAGTTCGCTCCGAGCTTTTTGGTGACGAATGACCCTGCGTTTGGTAATTGAGCCCAGTGCGAAGGCCGATATCATTGTGGCAAGAGATTGGTACGAAGCCCAGCGTCCGGGCTTGGAGCGTGAGTTTCGGGACGAACTGGCGGCAGTGTTTCGGCGGATCGAATCGAATCCGCTTGGTATTGCGATCGTTCATCGCGACGTTCGGCAAATCGGTTTGAAACGATTCCCTTACGTTGTCAGTTTTATTGTTCGCGACGATTCGCTCTTCGTGATCGCAATCCTTCACGGACGACGGGATGAGACGACATGGCAAGACCGNNNNNNNNNNNNNNNNNNNNNNNNNNNNNNNNNNNNNNNNNNNNNNNNNNNNNNNNNNNNNNNNNNNNNNNNNNNNNNNNNNNNNNNNNNNNNNNNNNNNATCGCGACGTTCGGCAAATCGGTTTGAAACGATTCCCTTACGTTGTCAGTTTTATTGTTCGCGACGATTCGCTCTTCGTGATCGCAATCCTTCACGGACGACGGGATGAGACGACATGGCAAGACCGTATTGATTAGGCGATGGCCTTTCGTGAACACGGCATGATTCAACATCCACATATGATGACCTCACCGTTGTGTCGCTTCACGCCGCGTTGCGATTGCAGCCATGCTTCGCAGTTCCCCGCGTAGCGAGCGTTCAATTTGTGACATTTCCGACAGATACGATTGCCTGGTCCTTGGCTGTCGAATTTCTTGTCACACTTCAGACACACCCTATTTGCGGGGCGATAGTTGTGGGCAAAGGCGACCATCGGTTTCCTCAATTCGGACGATTGCTTTGCCGCCCTTAATCGGACAGCGTTTGTGGATGGAGAGATCGACGATTTGGTTATCGTCTTCGTACGCACCGCCGTGCTGGAGTGCATCGAGCAGTGCTTTGAGCACGTTGTCGATGTCACGTCGGCGACGATCGGGCGGGTGAATCAACACATCGACCGACAGCGGGCCGGTGATGGGGCGGACCTCCATGTCACGAAGCAAACGGCAAACGTCACGACGAAATTCGCGACCACCTTTGCTGATCAACGTCCGCGGCCCCACCCGCCGCCAGTAATGATTGATACTGGGAGGGTGGGGCACTTCGACGAGCAACACGCTCAGCGTTTCCACGGCGCGGTCGACGCTGGCGCCGAATCAGCGACTGGAGCGGTTGCCGTTGCAGAATAGCCACGGATTTCGTTCTGCATATCGCCGGTGTCGATGCGACGTTTTAGCCGAACGCTGATCACCATCGGCAACGAATGCAGTTCTTGACTGTCCTTGGCAATCATTACACCGGCGGCACGGCAGATCGCTGACAATTCCGCTTGAGCGATTTGCACGGCGGTTTCGTTCGGGTTGTCGAGGTTCAAACGAACCCACAACAAACGGCCCTTGAACTCACCATCGATGATCTCGAACGTGAGTTGCAAGTATTGTCCGGTGCCCGCCTTCGTCGGCTTCATCTCGCTGTCCGTGATCACGGCAACGTACTTGCCGGCGGGAATCGGTTCGAGCGAGTTGGTGGGTTCGACTTGGTTGGCATCAAAGTTGAGTGTAGCCATTGCATTTTCCTTGGGTTTGAAACGGGATAGAAAGGAGTTGGATAGTTCAGTTGGTTGACATGGCGTTGATGAACGCCGACCACGAAAGCGGCAGTTCTTCGGCGATTCCGTAGCGGTTCTTCGCCACGCAGGTCGGTGAGCCGTAGGCACGAATGACACGTTCGCCGCCGTCTTTGCCGATGGCATGAGCGATGGTTCGTTTGCGGTTAAAGCCTCCATCTTCGCTCTGCGTTCGCATCTTGCGAGTGGCGAACAAAACAGCGTCGCACCACTCTTTCACGAGGGCCGCAGCGTGTTTGTGGAGTCGCGGCGAATAGCGGTCGTAGGGCGAGCTTTCCGGATCCTCAAATCGCTCGACTTTGGAGTGAGCGATCAACACGATCACCATGCCACGCGAACGCAACACGCCGAGCAGGTCGAGTACTTCACGCCATAGCGACAACGCGTGCATGTAGCCGCGGGCGTAGCCTCCGTCGACCTTTTCGATTGACTCGACCCCGTATTGATGGCACAACTTGTCCCAGACAAGACGTTCGAGCCAATCGAGCGAGTCGATCACAACCGATTCGTAATCATGCTTCTCATTGACGAGCGTTTTCAGTACTGCGATGACTTCATCGAACTTTGTCGCCAATGGGAATCGATCGCAGTCGATCTCGTCGAGGCCATCTTCGGTTTGAATGAAGATTGGCTTAGGGGCTTCGCTGCCGAAGGTCGATTTCCCGATGCCTTCGACCCCGTAAAGTAGGACACGCGGTGGTTTAGATTGTTTGCCGGACTGGATGGTTTCAAGCATGGTAGTTTTCTCCGTGGTAGGTGTTATTGATTCGGTGTCTTTCAGCGGTGTCGCAGTGAATACTGGCCCCATTGCGACGTGTCCCGTTGCAATGGTTGGGGTAAAGCGACTTGGTGACGCATTCATCGCAAGTCGGAAAATCCTTTCGGATCGAGATCATGGGGCTCCCGCATCGCCAGCAACGAGTTTGCCTGGGATCGGTCACAGCGACGGGATCGGTTCGACATCGAAGTTGCCGTCGCGGTCACTCGTAACGAGGTAGTGTTTGAAGTCCACTTGGACAACAAAACGCTGGTCGCCACCGAGTTGCTTACGAAGCGATTTGCAACACGATGTGAATTCTTTCGACGCGTCGTTGAATCGCTCAGCAGATCGCAGATAGCATCCGACGGCCAAAGAAAGTGCCACGCGGCGTTCGATATCAAGGGCAATGGTGGACATAGTGTTCCT includes:
- a CDS encoding addiction module protein, giving the protein MELPSEILNMSAVDRLQLIGRIWDSINDDGPPPISDSQREILDKRLAAFEADPNKGESWDQVRSELFGDE
- a CDS encoding type II toxin-antitoxin system RelE/ParE family toxin, whose translation is MTLRLVIEPSAKADIIVARDWYEAQRPGLEREFRDELAAVFRRIESNPLGIAIVHRDVRQIGLKRFPYVVSFIVRDDSLFVIAILHGRRDETTWQDR
- a CDS encoding RusA family crossover junction endodeoxyribonuclease, which encodes MLLVEVPHPPSINHYWRRVGPRTLISKGGREFRRDVCRLLRDMEVRPITGPLSVDVLIHPPDRRRRDIDNVLKALLDALQHGGAYEDDNQIVDLSIHKRCPIKGGKAIVRIEETDGRLCPQLSPRK
- a CDS encoding DUF669 domain-containing protein, producing MATLNFDANQVEPTNSLEPIPAGKYVAVITDSEMKPTKAGTGQYLQLTFEIIDGEFKGRLLWVRLNLDNPNETAVQIAQAELSAICRAAGVMIAKDSQELHSLPMVISVRLKRRIDTGDMQNEIRGYSATATAPVADSAPASTAPWKR
- a CDS encoding ATP-binding protein; this translates as MLETIQSGKQSKPPRVLLYGVEGIGKSTFGSEAPKPIFIQTEDGLDEIDCDRFPLATKFDEVIAVLKTLVNEKHDYESVVIDSLDWLERLVWDKLCHQYGVESIEKVDGGYARGYMHALSLWREVLDLLGVLRSRGMVIVLIAHSKVERFEDPESSPYDRYSPRLHKHAAALVKEWCDAVLFATRKMRTQSEDGGFNRKRTIAHAIGKDGGERVIRAYGSPTCVAKNRYGIAEELPLSWSAFINAMSTN